A genome region from Euphorbia lathyris chromosome 4, ddEupLath1.1, whole genome shotgun sequence includes the following:
- the LOC136225452 gene encoding uncharacterized protein, whose product MDELTSSLQDGIPWCMLFADDIVLVDETKEGVEMKLELWRQTLESRGFKLSRSKTEYLECKFSGRRSREAGTITLDGRVVQASDCFRYLGSIIQTDGEVDGDVAHRIKAGWSKWKSATGFLCDPGMPNRLKGKFYRTAIRPALLYGTECWAVKHCHIHKMSVAEMRMLRWMCGHTRKDRVRNEIIRTKVGVTSIENKMRENRLRWFGHVRRRALDAPVKRTEEWQRDVVVRGRGRPKQTWRRVIESDMSLLGIEENMVVDRTEWRERICVADTT is encoded by the coding sequence atggatgaactaacaagttcacttcaagatggtataccatggtgcatgctgtttgcagatgatattgtgttggttgatgagacgaaagaaggagtggagatgaagttggaactatggaggcaaactctagaatctagaggctttaagttgagtcgaagtaagacagaatatttggagtgtaagtttagtggccgtaggagtagggaggcagggacaatcaccctagatgggagagttgttcaggcctcggattgcttccggtatttaggatctattatccaaacggatggagaagtagatggagatgttgcccataggattaaagctggttggtcgaagtggaagagtgctacgggtttcctttgtgatcccggcatgcctaatagattgaagggaaaattctaccggacggcaattagaccagcattgttatatggtacggagtgttgggcagtgaaacactgccacatccataagatgtcggtggcggagatgcgtatgttgagatggatgtgtggtcacacgagaaaggaccgggtgcgtaatgaaataattaggacaaaagtaggggtcacatctattgagaataaaatgagagaaaaccgactaaggtggtttggccatgtgagacgtagagcgcttgatgcgccggttaagagaaccgaagagtggcaaagggatgtagtggtgaggggtaggggaagacctaagcaaacttggaggagggtgatcgagagtgatatgagtttattgggaattgaggaaaatatggtagtggataggacggagtggagggagcgaatctgtgtcgctgacacgacttga